Part of the Scrofimicrobium sp. R131 genome is shown below.
GCCCAAACCGATCCCCCGAACCCGGCGCCGAAACCGGTCGAGCCAACTGCCCCCAACTCCAGGGCCAGCTCCTGCAGCCGGTTGGTCTCCGGCACCTGGTTTCCCAGCACGTCCCTCGCGTTGGCGTGAGACTGGTTGGCGGCCTGCCCGAACCGGTCCATCTGGTCGGAGCGCAGGCCCGCCAGCGCGGCCGGGATCGCCACCTCCGTCTCCACCAAGTACGCCTGCAACCGCGAGCCCAGTCCGGCGGCCTCCGCCAGTTTGGTCAGGTGGTTCCGTGCCTGTTCCCCGGTGGCCAAAATGTCGGCCAAATAGTGTTCCACCGCTCCGGTGTCCCGGTTCCAGAGCGTCACCAGTTCGGCTGCCTGGGCGGAGGCCCGGTTGTACGCTTCGCGCGCAGCCCCGGTCTTTTCCGCCGGCACACCCGACATGGCGATGACGAAGGACCAGTTGTCGGGGAAGTCCACCTGGCTCTCTTCCCGAATAGGACAGAAAGAGAACTCGCTGATCCGCCCGGGCTGCGCGTGCAGCATGGCTGTGTGATCTTCGGAGCCCCCAAAGGTGCCCACCCCTCGCTGCCCGGCCAAACCCTTGAAGCTGAGGCCATTTTCGATGGTCGAGAGATAGCCGGCCAAGTCGATGTTGTCGCCGATGTTCTCTTGCCACTGGGCGGAGTCGCGCAGATGGTTCTCGTCAATCAGACTCAGGGCGATCGCCACCATTAGCGCCGAAGAAGAGCTCATGCCCGAGGCGAGCGGCAGGGTCGAGTCCACCTCAATATGAGCCGGCTGGAGCGAACCGAAGTTGGCCTGCAGGCGCTCCACCACCGTTCGAACGTAGTTGCCCCAGTGGCCGGCCGGGAGCGAGTCGGTCCCGTCAGCGTTGACGATGCCCGGCACAGCCGTGGTGGTGGCGGTGATTCCCTCCC
Proteins encoded:
- a CDS encoding galactokinase family protein, whose protein sequence is MSWFVPGRLEVLGKHTDYAGGKSLLAAIDRGVTATIQPAREGITATTTAVPGIVNADGTDSLPAGHWGNYVRTVVERLQANFGSLQPAHIEVDSTLPLASGMSSSSALMVAIALSLIDENHLRDSAQWQENIGDNIDLAGYLSTIENGLSFKGLAGQRGVGTFGGSEDHTAMLHAQPGRISEFSFCPIREESQVDFPDNWSFVIAMSGVPAEKTGAAREAYNRASAQAAELVTLWNRDTGAVEHYLADILATGEQARNHLTKLAEAAGLGSRLQAYLVETEVAIPAALAGLRSDQMDRFGQAANQSHANARDVLGNQVPETNRLQELALELGAVGSTGFGAGFGGSVWAAVPSESAPEFSERWLEAYLGEFPARAEAASVMVGRPGSPAHRL